One genomic window of Quercus lobata isolate SW786 chromosome 9, ValleyOak3.0 Primary Assembly, whole genome shotgun sequence includes the following:
- the LOC115959611 gene encoding transcription factor bHLH143-like has translation MGGDCGTWIPRPHFDWQSPSLNSLGAPLDSGQQNLMSAYMNLGTNMAATNGNMPVYAPFRLHPSSVGQTNEPLGWFYGLPRYRQAFTCDPKYPIGKGDLPANPYESCREATTPNAGPGCAQKRFVVIDQSKDQTTLIYSSGIGTPVQCLTSWGPKHNVARDLDGEVGLAYKKALNDPLGPILTDEFNENHGDDDQSEMHEDTEELNALLYSEEDGESEYSEDDEVTSTGHSPSTMTVHDQKDCFVGDTEEVASSAVPSKKRKLFDDGGCDDVPSLMDTASSMKTKGPFEHEEDAESSCASGNNTGPREVDSLSGNKRMKRERIRETVNILQGIIPGVRGKDAMVVLDETIHYLKSLKLKAMALGLNAL, from the coding sequence ATGGGAGGCGACTGTGGAACCTGGATTCCTCGGCCACATTTTGATTGGCAATCACCCAGTTTGAATTCCTTGGGTGCTCCCCTTGACTCGGGGCAGCAAAATCTCATGTCTGCATATATGAATCTTGGCACTAATATGGCTGCAACAAATGGGAATATGCCAGTATATGCGCCTTTCAGACTACACCCTTCTTCAGTTGGCCAAACAAATGAACCTCTTGGTTGGTTCTATGGTTTGCCTCGTTATCGGCAGGCATTTACCTGTGACCCGAAATACCCCATTGGCAAAGGAGACCTGCCTGCTAACCCCTATGAAAGCTGTAGGGAGGCTACCACACCCAATGCAGGGCCTGGATGTGCCCAGAAGAGGTTTGTTGTAATTGATCAATCCAAGGACCAGACAACTTTGATTTATAGTTCTGGGATTGGGACTCCTGTTCAGTGCCTTACTTCTTGGGGTCCAAAACATAATGTCGCTCGTGATTTGGATGGGGAAGTAGGTCTTGCATATAAGAAGGCCTTGAATGACCCCTTGGGACCAATATTGACTGATGAGTTCAATGAAAATCATGGAGATGACGACCAAAGTGAAATGCACGAGGACACTGAAGAACTCAACGCGTTGCTTTACTCGGAAGAAGACGGAGAGAGCGAGTATAGCGAAGATGATGAAGTTACTAGCACAGGTCATTCGCCTAGTACAATGACTGTCCATGATCAGAAAGATTGTTTTGTGGGCGATACTGAAGAAGTTGCTAGTTCTGCTGTACCAAGTAAAAAGCGGAAACTCTTTGATGATGGAGGTTGTGATGATGTGCCATCACTGATGGACACAGCAAGTTCTATGAAAACCAAAGGACCCTTTGAGCATGAAGAGGATGCAGAATCTAGTTGTGCTAGTGGCAACAACACAGGTCCAAGAGAAGTGGATTCTTTATCGGGCAACAAGaggatgaagagagagagaattcgCGAGACTGTGAACATTCTGCAGGGCATCATTCCTGGTGTCAGGGGCAAGGATGCGATGGTGGTTCTTGATGAAACCATACATTACTTGAAATCTTTGAAGCTCAAGGCCATGGCTTTAGGGCTTAATGCTCTCTGA